One genomic segment of Tissierellales bacterium includes these proteins:
- a CDS encoding YjiH family protein, with product MEAHNENKAVDDSKVTSNGKSIFRFLIPSLIGVILFMIPVSIDGKITIPVAIFSNWLQGVLGAYIPAIMVGIIGFTCIMSTLVKFVKIDFIEKSPFLTSLFKVSPLWYIARVLGFVFVVMTYFKLGTEMVYSADTGGLLLNDLLPVLFSVFLFAGMLIPLLLNFGLLELFGALLTKLMRPIFTLPGRSSIDCIASWLGDGTIGVLLTSKQYEEGYYNQREAAVIGTTFSAVSITFSLVVLAQVGLQEMFGQFYLTILVAGVVAALITPRIWPLSKKSNLYIGEQKKEIDETIPEGHSSLSWGVKKAVDRAYENNSVKDILVQGIHNVLDMWVGVAPVVMAMGTIALLIATYTPTFAILGKPFIPLLNALGVPEAVAASQTLVVGFADMFLPSVIAAGTIQNPMTLFIIAAVSVTQLIYMSEVGGLLLGSKIPVK from the coding sequence ATGGAAGCTCATAATGAAAACAAAGCAGTAGACGATTCAAAGGTAACATCAAATGGAAAAAGTATATTTAGATTTTTGATACCATCACTGATCGGTGTTATTTTGTTCATGATTCCGGTATCAATTGATGGTAAAATTACTATTCCAGTTGCTATTTTCTCTAACTGGTTGCAGGGCGTATTGGGGGCGTACATACCGGCAATCATGGTAGGAATTATCGGTTTTACTTGCATCATGAGTACTTTAGTGAAATTTGTTAAGATTGATTTTATCGAAAAAAGTCCATTTTTAACTAGTTTATTTAAAGTATCTCCACTCTGGTATATAGCTAGGGTTTTAGGTTTTGTATTTGTAGTGATGACATATTTCAAACTTGGTACAGAGATGGTTTACTCAGCAGATACAGGTGGATTGTTGTTAAATGATTTGTTACCTGTATTATTCTCGGTATTCCTATTTGCAGGTATGCTTATACCTCTATTATTAAACTTTGGATTGCTTGAATTATTTGGAGCACTTCTTACAAAACTTATGAGACCAATATTTACATTGCCTGGTCGTTCTTCAATAGACTGTATAGCTTCTTGGCTTGGAGATGGAACGATAGGGGTATTATTGACTAGTAAGCAATATGAAGAAGGGTATTACAATCAGAGAGAAGCGGCAGTTATAGGTACTACATTCTCAGCTGTATCTATTACTTTTAGTTTGGTTGTATTGGCGCAAGTAGGTCTTCAAGAAATGTTTGGACAGTTTTATTTGACAATATTAGTAGCAGGTGTTGTTGCAGCACTTATCACACCTAGAATATGGCCGTTGTCTAAAAAGTCGAACTTGTATATTGGAGAGCAGAAAAAAGAGATTGATGAAACTATTCCAGAGGGACATTCATCATTATCATGGGGAGTTAAAAAAGCTGTTGATCGTGCATATGAAAATAATAGTGTCAAAGATATTTTAGTTCAAGGTATTCACAATGTTTTAGATATGTGGGTTGGAGTAGCACCAGTGGTTATGGCTATGGGAACTATAGCACTATTGATAGCAACATACACACCAACATTTGCAATTCTTGGTAAACCATTTATTCCATTATTGAATGCGTTAGGTGTACCAGAAGCAGTAGCAGCATCACAAACACTAGTTGTTGGTTTTGCAGACATGTTCTTACCATCTGTAATTGCAGCTGGAACTATTCAAAATCCAATGACATTGTTTATAATAGCTGCAGTATCAGTAACACAATTAATTTACATGTCAGAGGTTGGTGGATTGTTACTAGGATCTAAGATTCCAGTTAAAAT